The genomic region AACGCGATGGAAGGGGAGGGCGCGGTCGCCGAAAGTCGGACGTTCACCCGGGCCATCGTAAGCGGCTGAGGGTCGGCAGGACGCGCGGATGCGGCGGGGTAGTCTGGTGTGGCCTCGAGCGCGCCGGGGCGCATGGCGCAAGGGGATGCGGCCCGTGCACGCGTGAGGCTTCGGGGGAGCTGTGAGGCTTAGTCGCCGGAGCGTTGCACGGCCTCGACCCGGGAGGCGGGGAGCCAGCCCACGTCGCCGGTGGGCAAAACAACCTCCACCCAGCCCTCGCGGGTGCGCTTTCTGTCGACGACGGCGCCGGCGGCGAGTTGAGGGTGTCCGCTGTGGGCGCCGGCATGTTCGGAGGGGGCTACGCGAAGCTCGCTCTCTTGAAGCACCACGCCCAGCTGCTCGGGGCCGGAGATCTGCGCGATGCCCAGGTGCAGCGTGGCGTTTAAGAGGCCCAGCACCAGCGCGGCGATCACGGCGGCGCGCACCACGCTTTCCGAGGGGCGCCCGCTTAAGCGGCGGATCATGGCGAGCGCAAACGCAAGCCACACAAGGCCAAGCGCCACCCAGGGACCGCTGCGCAGCGCGCGGGCGACCACCGGGCTCTGCGCCCCAAAACGCGCGGCGTTGGCGTCGTTAAGGCTCACCAAGTTGACGGTGGTCTGCAGGTTGGCGGCCACATCGGGGTGGTGGGCGTGGGTGAGGGCGGCGCGCTCCAGGAAGAGGCGGGCGCGGCCCAGATCGCCGGCGCGAAGCGCGGCGCTTCCGGCGTTGTACCAGAGGGTCGCGTCGTTGTGTGGGTCGGCGGCCACCTCCCAGCTCCGAGACGCCTCCTCAAATGCTCCCGCCTCCCAGCTCCGGGCGGCCTCCTCCGCGATGTTCTGTGCCTGCGCCTGGGCCTCGCCAGGGCTTCCCAGCGCCGCGCAAAGGCCCACAGCCCCGCCGGCGATCAAAAGGGCTGTGCGGCTCGCACGCGCGCTCCTGGAGCGCGGATCGTCCGTACTGTGCGCCTCCTCAAAAAGCGTCGCGATGAGCGCGGAGGCGCGCTCCATCAGCGTCTCTGCGGAGCCCGCTCCCGGCGCGTAACGCCCCCGGGTGAGCTCAGCGACGAGATCTGCGACTTTTGTGACAAGCTCCTCCGAGAGCGCGCGGGTGCTCAGCTCGCGCTGCACCTCGGCGGCGGTGAGCGCGCCGGTCTGCACGCCGAATCCCCGCTCCAGCACCAGCGCCAGCGCGCGCAAGAGCGCCTCGTCGCGGGCGCGTCCCTCGGCCTGGCGGGCCTGCTCAAGGAGCGCGTCGAGCTCCTGGCGCAGCGCGCGGCGCGCGCGGGCCGGGCCCAGCTTTTTAGCGAGCGCGCCGCGCAGCGGGCGCTCCATCGCCAGCGCGCCCAGCCCCAGAAGGGGCAGCAGCCAGAGCCACCAGGGGATGGTCCCCGACGGCGCCCGCGCCGGCCCCAGATCCCCCGTCAACTTCGGCTCGGCCAGCTCCAGAAGATCGAACTCCGACTGCCCCGACTCGCCGCGATGCACCTCATCGACCGGCGCCTCATCCAGGTTCTCGGGCAACGTGCCCGGCTCCACGTGGATCGTGCGCGCCTCGACGCGGGCGACCTTGTAGGCGCCTTCCTCCGGATCAAAGTAGTCGAAGGAGAGCTCCGGAAGCGTCAGCGTGCCCTCCTGCAGGGGCATCAGGGTAAAGCGCACCTCGCGGGTGCCGTGGATGCGCGTGCCCTGGCGAATCTGTTGCGGCTCGTCGCTGGTGGCGATGACCCGGTAGGCCTCGGTGTCGCTTAAGGTGGGGATTTTCAGGCGGGCGGCGCGGCCAACCCCGGTGATGCGAAGCGTGTAGTGGAGCGTGCCGCCAACGCGCGCGCTTTTGGAGTCGAGTTGAGAAGTCATCGACCACTGCC from Lujinxingia vulgaris harbors:
- a CDS encoding BatD family protein, coding for MGSSTTTRSSLLATVSALCATLLTLFAVEARAQQDVEITVSASPKVVAPGQVVEYQLEARVGGNYDIRVERDPRFGPFRLVGAGSAPSMINRNGQIERSLKVRYQLRAPQEHEIYTIEPPRLRVGTRSFTPNPVSVRVTAPDQVPEPSTPEGARNGVAFLDVTVEPADRDPYLGEQVTLTYELYTNARSRGLRASPPDEPALNDFWVEDLSDVVVRQRRITRLQGHDWNVSGVRGYALFPLKAGELTVEAMRLPLQRASLFGPSSQIEIEAEAVTLRVQELPDGAPAGFDRNNVGQWSMTSQLDSKSARVGGTLHYTLRITGVGRAARLKIPTLSDTEAYRVIATSDEPQQIRQGTRIHGTREVRFTLMPLQEGTLTLPELSFDYFDPEEGAYKVARVEARTIHVEPGTLPENLDEAPVDEVHRGESGQSEFDLLELAEPKLTGDLGPARAPSGTIPWWLWLLPLLGLGALAMERPLRGALAKKLGPARARRALRQELDALLEQARQAEGRARDEALLRALALVLERGFGVQTGALTAAEVQRELSTRALSEELVTKVADLVAELTRGRYAPGAGSAETLMERASALIATLFEEAHSTDDPRSRSARASRTALLIAGGAVGLCAALGSPGEAQAQAQNIAEEAARSWEAGAFEEASRSWEVAADPHNDATLWYNAGSAALRAGDLGRARLFLERAALTHAHHPDVAANLQTTVNLVSLNDANAARFGAQSPVVARALRSGPWVALGLVWLAFALAMIRRLSGRPSESVVRAAVIAALVLGLLNATLHLGIAQISGPEQLGVVLQESELRVAPSEHAGAHSGHPQLAAGAVVDRKRTREGWVEVVLPTGDVGWLPASRVEAVQRSGD